In Allocoprobacillus halotolerans, a genomic segment contains:
- the tnpA gene encoding IS200/IS605 family transposase: protein MGNSQFIHLSHNVSNLVYHIVCPAKYRRVVFDDSVEEHLKQICLGIELRYDYIHFLEIGADKDHVHFLVQSTPEYAPSKLVKIIKSITARQIFVECPQVKKQLWGGQFWSDGYFIASVGKNQNEKVIREYVKEQGKQDTEYKQLYLSI from the coding sequence ATGGGAAATAGTCAATTTATACATCTATCACATAATGTGAGTAATCTTGTTTACCACATTGTCTGTCCGGCAAAATATCGTCGCGTAGTATTTGATGATTCTGTTGAAGAACATCTGAAGCAAATTTGCCTTGGGATAGAACTGAGATATGATTATATACATTTTCTTGAAATAGGGGCAGACAAAGATCATGTGCATTTTCTTGTTCAAAGTACACCTGAGTATGCTCCTTCAAAATTGGTAAAAATCATAAAAAGTATAACTGCAAGGCAAATATTTGTTGAGTGTCCGCAAGTCAAAAAACAACTATGGGGAGGACAATTCTGGAGCGACGGATATTTTATCGCATCTGTCGGTAAAAATCAAAACGAAAAAGTAATCAGAGAATATGTGAAAGAACAGGGTAAACAAGATACGGAATATAAGCAGTTGTATTTGAGTATATGA
- a CDS encoding PH domain-containing protein, which translates to MIRYRSQIGVLWMIVIGVMIYTNIILIKPLIEDFSWLGFSIVLIILGIVDVIMISMTVQTYYEFHDDYLCVQCGFFCHEEIPYQDVRSFKETHNPLSSMGLSLDRIDIIYKAQKGRNGNSEVLISPVKKQEFIKELEKRTKIFITK; encoded by the coding sequence ATGATACGTTATCGTTCTCAAATTGGTGTTTTATGGATGATAGTTATAGGTGTTATGATTTATACAAACATAATTCTCATTAAACCATTAATAGAAGATTTTTCTTGGTTAGGATTTTCGATTGTATTGATAATTTTAGGTATTGTTGATGTGATTATGATAAGTATGACTGTTCAGACATATTATGAGTTTCATGATGATTATTTATGTGTTCAATGTGGATTCTTCTGTCATGAAGAAATTCCTTATCAAGATGTCCGTTCTTTTAAAGAAACACATAATCCATTATCATCAATGGGGTTATCATTAGATCGCATAGATATTATTTATAAAGCCCAAAAAGGTAGAAATGGAAATAGTGAAGTTTTGATTTCTCCTGTTAAAAAACAGGAATTTATCAAAGAACTGGAAAAGCGTACCAAAATATTTATCACAAAGTAG
- a CDS encoding tRNA lysidine(34) synthetase, translating to MRRGFLYAKAKEIGCNKIALGHHYDDVIETILMGMFYGSQIQTMMPKLHSTNFEGMELIRPMYLIEEKDIIHWCQYNDLSFIQCACRFTEEMEELGEVHHTSKREEMKNLLKYLETMNPNVKKNVFKSVENVNLATIISYSDETGKHHFLDDYNKGE from the coding sequence ATGCGTCGTGGTTTTTTATATGCGAAGGCGAAAGAAATTGGATGTAATAAGATTGCTTTAGGACATCACTATGATGATGTGATTGAAACAATTTTGATGGGTATGTTTTATGGTTCACAAATTCAAACGATGATGCCTAAACTTCATAGTACTAATTTTGAAGGAATGGAATTAATTAGGCCGATGTATTTGATTGAAGAAAAAGATATTATTCATTGGTGTCAATATAATGATTTATCATTTATTCAATGTGCTTGTCGTTTTACAGAAGAAATGGAGGAACTAGGAGAAGTCCATCATACTTCTAAACGAGAAGAAATGAAGAACTTATTAAAATATTTAGAAACAATGAATCCTAATGTGAAAAAGAATGTTTTTAAAAGTGTAGAAAATGTCAATTTGGCAACCATTATTTCATATAGTGATGAAACAGGTAAACATCATTTTTTAGATGATTACAATAAAGGAGAATAA
- a CDS encoding helix-turn-helix domain-containing protein produces the protein MNKQFGGIIKINRIQHRLTLRYISHMTGLSSGYLSRVERNKEEISFENVQKIFSLMNVKLYDNHIDGEFESGFYRFINDVIYMNDFQESFSKLEQYKKQICSSFSYIKYLLAEMIYKVNTENIVKIQDYFYLEDYFDYLEDYQKVLYYEYIGLFFYNKF, from the coding sequence GTGAATAAACAATTTGGTGGTATCATAAAAATAAATAGGATTCAACATCGTTTAACTTTAAGATATATAAGTCATATGACTGGATTATCTAGTGGTTATTTGAGTCGTGTTGAAAGAAATAAGGAAGAAATATCTTTTGAGAATGTTCAAAAGATATTTTCCTTAATGAATGTAAAACTATATGATAATCATATTGATGGAGAGTTTGAAAGTGGTTTTTATCGGTTTATAAATGATGTTATATATATGAATGATTTTCAAGAATCATTTTCTAAGTTGGAACAATATAAAAAACAAATATGTAGTTCGTTTTCGTATATAAAATATTTATTGGCTGAAATGATTTATAAAGTAAATACAGAAAATATTGTCAAAATACAAGATTACTTTTATTTAGAAGATTATTTTGATTATTTAGAGGATTATCAAAAAGTGTTATATTATGAATATATCGGATTGTTCTTTTATAATAAGTTCTGA
- a CDS encoding tRNA threonylcarbamoyladenosine dehydratase, with translation MFSRFELLVGHDCMDRLSQAHVIVFGVGGVGGYVVEALVRSGIGHITIVDNDTVSLSNLNRQIIATQETIGKKKVEVMKERILSINPDCDVHTLEMFYLPENADRIDLTQYDYVVDAIDTITSKIELAMRCDQKIPLMSSMGTGNKMNPALLEVSDLYKTSVCPLAKVMRRELKKRQIKHLKVVYSKEVPIKPQKSNEQTNKRTVPGSTSFVPSSAGLLIASEVVKDLLK, from the coding sequence ATGTTTTCAAGATTTGAATTATTAGTAGGTCATGATTGTATGGATAGACTGAGTCAAGCCCATGTGATTGTTTTTGGAGTAGGTGGCGTTGGTGGATATGTCGTAGAAGCATTGGTAAGAAGTGGAATTGGACATATTACCATTGTTGATAATGATACAGTTTCACTGTCTAATTTAAATCGTCAGATTATTGCTACACAAGAGACTATTGGTAAAAAGAAAGTCGAAGTGATGAAAGAAAGAATTTTATCTATCAATCCCGATTGTGATGTTCATACTTTAGAGATGTTCTATTTACCAGAAAATGCAGATAGAATTGATTTAACACAATATGATTATGTTGTAGATGCCATTGATACCATCACATCAAAGATTGAACTAGCAATGCGTTGTGATCAAAAGATTCCTTTAATGAGTTCAATGGGAACAGGCAATAAAATGAATCCTGCTTTACTAGAAGTCAGTGACCTTTATAAAACTTCTGTCTGCCCACTTGCCAAAGTCATGCGTAGGGAATTAAAGAAAAGACAAATCAAACATTTAAAAGTTGTATATTCTAAAGAAGTTCCTATAAAACCTCAAAAATCAAATGAACAAACCAATAAAAGAACTGTACCTGGAAGTACTTCTTTTGTACCTTCTAGTGCAGGATTATTAATAGCGAGTGAAGTTGTGAAAGATTTGTTGAAATAA
- a CDS encoding penicillin-binding transpeptidase domain-containing protein: MGTVYTNNNSKKYWIIGGVVAVVAVVAVVLFFLLSGNNDEKKLKDFYTLISEKKYDEMYECLSEESQKTYDKETFIARNQNIYEGVEASQFSIEVTDEADHQLTYTVKMSTVAGEVSFENKTMIEDGKIVWNDSFIFPNLTSSDKVRVSEDEANRGQILDRNGKMLAGVGKAYSVGLVRGKLNGENDYDKLADLLSLTKESIQKTMSASWIKDDSFVPLTTIPSTDTQLENQLLQIPGVQLNTEEVRSYPYGEVTSHLTGYMQKVTAEDLEKHQGEGYTENSMIGRSGIEAAYEKELKGTNGATISIIDETGSTKGTVAKQEKQDGQDITLTIDVNLQKDLYNAFEKDQSASVAINPTNGEVLALVSTPSFDSNDFIYGFSTEEWDALNNDKAQPLTNRFRSTWVPGSTMKSITAAIGLETNSLDSSKDFGAEMKWQKDSSWGDYYVTTLHAPNPNHLKNALIYSDNVYFAKAALEIGKDNLEKGYKSLMIGEDIPFELALTKSQYTSDSFDNDIQIADSGYGQGQILMNPVQMASIYSSLMNDGKMMTPHVVKSTESSVWAEPFSKETTDEIKADLIQVVEDNNGTANSLKNNQYQLAAKTGTGEIKASQDDTTGTEIGWLSVASTDSSKPIVITTMVEDVKNRGGSGYVVSHVKQPLMSYLQK, translated from the coding sequence ATGGGAACTGTTTATACAAATAATAATTCAAAGAAGTATTGGATTATTGGGGGCGTGGTTGCTGTAGTGGCTGTTGTTGCAGTGGTTTTATTCTTTTTATTATCAGGCAATAATGACGAAAAAAAGCTCAAAGATTTTTATACATTAATTTCAGAAAAGAAATATGATGAAATGTATGAATGTTTAAGTGAAGAATCTCAAAAAACATATGACAAAGAAACATTTATAGCAAGAAATCAAAATATTTATGAGGGAGTAGAAGCGAGTCAATTCAGTATTGAGGTAACTGATGAAGCAGATCATCAATTAACTTATACTGTGAAAATGAGTACTGTGGCTGGTGAAGTTTCTTTTGAAAATAAAACAATGATTGAAGATGGGAAAATTGTATGGAATGATTCATTTATTTTCCCAAATTTAACATCTTCAGATAAAGTCAGAGTGTCAGAAGATGAAGCTAATCGTGGACAGATCTTAGACCGTAATGGGAAGATGCTTGCAGGTGTAGGAAAAGCTTATTCTGTTGGTTTAGTCAGAGGAAAATTGAATGGTGAAAATGACTATGATAAATTAGCTGATTTATTGTCATTAACAAAAGAAAGTATCCAAAAAACTATGAGTGCATCTTGGATTAAAGATGATTCTTTTGTTCCATTGACAACAATTCCATCAACAGATACACAATTAGAAAATCAATTATTACAAATACCAGGTGTTCAATTAAATACAGAAGAAGTGCGTAGTTATCCTTATGGAGAAGTGACATCACATTTAACAGGGTATATGCAAAAAGTAACAGCTGAAGATTTAGAAAAACATCAAGGTGAAGGTTATACAGAAAATTCTATGATTGGTAGAAGTGGTATTGAAGCTGCTTATGAAAAAGAATTAAAAGGAACAAATGGTGCGACTATCTCTATTATTGATGAAACAGGAAGTACTAAGGGTACTGTAGCAAAGCAAGAAAAGCAAGATGGACAAGATATTACTCTTACAATTGATGTTAATTTACAAAAAGATTTATACAATGCATTTGAAAAGGATCAAAGTGCCTCAGTCGCAATAAATCCAACAAATGGTGAAGTTCTTGCATTAGTGAGTACTCCATCATTTGATAGTAACGATTTCATTTATGGATTCTCAACTGAAGAATGGGATGCTTTAAACAATGATAAAGCTCAACCATTAACGAATCGTTTTAGATCAACTTGGGTACCAGGTTCAACAATGAAATCAATTACTGCGGCTATTGGATTAGAAACGAATTCATTAGATTCATCTAAAGATTTTGGGGCAGAAATGAAATGGCAGAAAGATTCTAGTTGGGGAGATTATTATGTCACAACATTACATGCACCTAATCCGAATCATTTAAAGAATGCTTTGATTTATTCTGATAATGTTTATTTTGCAAAAGCTGCATTAGAAATAGGAAAAGATAATCTTGAAAAAGGATATAAGTCTTTAATGATTGGTGAAGATATTCCTTTTGAATTAGCTTTAACAAAATCTCAATATACAAGTGATTCATTTGATAATGATATCCAGATTGCTGATAGTGGTTATGGTCAAGGACAAATCTTAATGAATCCCGTTCAAATGGCTTCTATTTATAGTTCATTGATGAATGATGGAAAAATGATGACGCCTCATGTTGTTAAATCAACAGAATCATCTGTTTGGGCTGAGCCATTCTCAAAAGAAACAACTGATGAAATAAAAGCTGATTTAATTCAAGTTGTAGAAGATAATAATGGTACGGCTAATAGCTTAAAAAATAACCAATATCAACTTGCAGCAAAAACAGGAACTGGAGAAATTAAAGCTTCACAAGATGATACAACAGGAACTGAAATTGGTTGGTTATCAGTGGCTTCTACTGATTCATCAAAACCTATTGTCATTACAACAATGGTAGAAGACGTTAAAAATCGTGGTGGAAGTGGATATGTTGTAAGTCATGTCAAACAACCATTAATGTCATATTTACAAAAATAA